A window of the Paenibacillus woosongensis genome harbors these coding sequences:
- the hcp gene encoding hydroxylamine reductase — MNQAALNHHDERMPMFCFQCQEASKGVGCTIVGVCGKTPEVANLQDLLIFVLKGISFFSVGTELPESLERRTSVFMMDSLFATITNANFDRDVFVAKIREALALRDEVREHWEHQHPASQTLLPDAAVWHDSDEEALDAKAKEVGVLATADADIRSLRELLTYGLKGMAAYQYHAYQLNYTNREVEQFMQRALAATLDDALTADQMVALVMETGKFGVDAMAMLDQANTGVYGHPEVTKVNIGVRNRPGILVSGHDLKDLEELLQQTEGTGVDVYTHSEMLPAHYYPAFKKYEHFVGNYGNAWWKQASEFESFNGPILMTTNCIVPPKPSYVKRIFTTGNTGYPGLRHIPEGVDGQPKDFSELIALAKQCPPPTELETGEIVGGFAHNTVTSIADQVVDAVKAGDIRRFFVMAGCDGRMKSRSYYTEFAQQLPRDTVILTAGCAKYKYNKLDLGEIGGIPRVLDAGQCNDSYSLAIIALKLKEILGLDDINELPISYNIAWYEQKAVIVLLALLYLGVKNIHLGPTLPAFLSPNVANVLVEQFGIGGISNVEDDMKMFLGAYA; from the coding sequence ATGAATCAAGCTGCATTAAATCATCATGACGAGCGGATGCCGATGTTTTGTTTTCAGTGCCAAGAGGCATCTAAAGGTGTCGGCTGCACCATCGTAGGCGTATGCGGGAAGACGCCTGAGGTCGCCAACCTGCAGGATTTGCTTATTTTTGTTTTGAAAGGCATCTCCTTCTTCAGCGTGGGTACGGAGCTGCCAGAATCGCTGGAACGCCGGACATCCGTCTTTATGATGGATTCATTGTTTGCTACAATCACAAATGCCAATTTTGACCGGGACGTATTCGTCGCTAAAATTCGAGAGGCGCTCGCTCTTCGTGATGAAGTACGTGAGCACTGGGAGCATCAGCATCCAGCCAGCCAGACGTTATTGCCAGATGCGGCGGTTTGGCATGACAGCGATGAAGAGGCATTGGATGCCAAAGCCAAGGAGGTTGGCGTACTTGCCACCGCAGATGCGGATATCCGCTCCCTGCGAGAGCTGCTCACCTATGGACTTAAAGGAATGGCGGCATATCAGTATCATGCCTATCAACTGAATTATACGAACCGCGAAGTGGAGCAATTTATGCAGCGAGCGCTTGCCGCTACTTTAGATGATGCATTGACCGCAGATCAAATGGTCGCACTCGTAATGGAGACGGGCAAATTCGGCGTAGATGCCATGGCCATGCTGGACCAAGCCAATACCGGCGTTTATGGTCATCCCGAGGTGACGAAAGTCAACATCGGAGTGCGTAACCGCCCGGGCATTTTAGTGAGCGGCCATGACCTGAAGGATCTGGAAGAGCTGCTGCAGCAAACCGAGGGAACTGGCGTGGATGTGTACACCCATAGCGAAATGCTGCCGGCCCACTACTATCCGGCCTTTAAGAAATACGAGCATTTTGTCGGGAATTACGGCAATGCCTGGTGGAAGCAAGCCAGTGAATTCGAGAGCTTTAATGGCCCGATTCTGATGACGACCAACTGCATCGTACCGCCGAAGCCTAGCTATGTGAAACGCATCTTTACGACAGGAAACACCGGCTATCCTGGATTGCGGCATATTCCGGAGGGCGTAGACGGTCAGCCTAAAGATTTTTCCGAGTTGATTGCCCTAGCCAAGCAGTGCCCGCCCCCCACCGAGCTGGAGACCGGGGAAATCGTCGGCGGCTTTGCCCATAACACCGTGACGAGCATTGCCGACCAAGTAGTCGATGCCGTGAAGGCTGGAGACATTCGGCGTTTCTTTGTCATGGCCGGATGCGATGGCCGGATGAAGTCGCGCAGTTACTATACCGAGTTTGCCCAGCAGCTTCCACGCGACACAGTCATTCTCACCGCGGGCTGCGCAAAATACAAATACAACAAGCTTGATCTCGGCGAGATCGGAGGCATCCCGCGCGTCCTGGACGCAGGCCAATGCAACGACTCCTACTCGCTCGCCATCATTGCGTTGAAGCTGAAAGAGATATTGGGGCTGGATGACATCAACGAGCTGCCGATTTCATATAATATCGCCTGGTATGAGCAAAAAGCGGTCATCGTGCTGCTGGCCCTGCTCTATCTTGGGGTCAAAAACATCCATCTCGGGCCGACGCTGCCTGCTTTCCTCTCTCCGAACGTGGCCAATGTGCTGGTGGAGCAGTTCGGCATCGGCGGGATTTCAAATGTTGAGGATGACATGAAGATGTTCCTTGGGGCTTATGCTTAA
- a CDS encoding ATP-binding cassette domain-containing protein — protein MKACKFKWYQISNRYSKKVYGLHKVSLNIGPGLCGLIGWNGAGKTTLMSIIAGIREATVGTVYFDGQTMKSAAMQRHLQKRIG, from the coding sequence GTGAAAGCATGCAAATTCAAATGGTACCAAATCAGCAATCGATATTCGAAGAAAGTCTACGGGCTTCATAAGGTTTCACTTAACATTGGTCCCGGTCTATGCGGCCTAATCGGGTGGAACGGTGCCGGTAAGACTACTTTAATGAGTATTATCGCAGGGATTAGGGAAGCAACCGTTGGGACCGTCTATTTTGATGGACAGACGATGAAATCTGCCGCGATGCAAAGACATTTGCAGAAGAGAATAGGCTAA
- a CDS encoding sensor histidine kinase, protein MLFSTVVSFFLTNAYYHSATKELDSEKNIQIAQQITQYIESTPNVDLEHYLKTLGQVGYQLYVTSDSGYSRFIGSEFKVKTLPEAVKSSVFSGKIYNGMESFPNHTFMSGRFANELENTVGVPFRYQGEHYGLFLRPHIDILVDELHIIFAIMIISMALISLLAMLVTAKQIIRPIAQLTEATKQISLEKYDHLLTVNRKDEIGQLAESFNQMTKQLQVNDQSRKEFISNVSHDFQSPLLNIQGYADLLKSQSTTEEERIAFSSIIEAEAKRLSILTKQLLLLTSLDQSNYRLERSFFSLDQQLKSLSHKYLWRIEEMGIELYYKTTPVHFYGDKSLLETVWDNLLTNALKYNKPHGSIQIEMEDFNHCVTIQFKDTGIGIQESELHHLFERFYREDSSRSKEGTGLGLTIVKQIVELHGGSIHVSSKVGKGTCFTITLPKKDSRLSQ, encoded by the coding sequence ATGTTATTTAGTACAGTCGTATCTTTCTTTTTGACGAATGCGTATTATCATTCCGCCACGAAAGAATTGGATAGTGAGAAAAATATTCAAATAGCGCAGCAAATTACACAGTACATTGAATCCACTCCAAATGTAGATTTGGAGCATTATTTAAAGACGCTTGGTCAGGTGGGGTATCAGTTATATGTAACTAGCGATTCGGGGTATTCTAGGTTTATTGGGAGCGAGTTTAAAGTAAAAACGTTACCGGAAGCTGTGAAATCATCTGTATTTAGCGGGAAGATTTATAACGGAATGGAAAGCTTTCCGAATCATACCTTCATGAGCGGAAGGTTTGCCAATGAACTGGAAAATACAGTGGGCGTACCATTTCGCTATCAAGGTGAACATTATGGATTATTTCTACGGCCGCATATTGATATTCTCGTTGATGAACTTCACATTATTTTCGCGATCATGATTATATCCATGGCATTGATTAGTCTTCTAGCCATGCTTGTTACTGCCAAACAGATTATTCGGCCTATCGCGCAGCTTACGGAAGCAACCAAACAGATTTCGCTGGAGAAGTACGATCATTTGCTAACGGTTAATCGGAAAGACGAGATCGGACAGCTTGCCGAGAGCTTCAATCAGATGACGAAGCAACTGCAGGTGAATGATCAGTCCAGGAAAGAATTCATCAGCAATGTGTCGCACGATTTTCAATCGCCGCTTCTTAATATTCAAGGTTATGCGGATTTATTGAAATCCCAATCGACAACGGAAGAAGAACGAATAGCATTCTCATCCATTATCGAGGCGGAAGCGAAACGTCTGTCGATTTTGACGAAACAGCTACTGCTACTTACTTCATTAGATCAGTCGAACTATAGATTGGAGCGTTCATTCTTCTCGCTAGACCAACAGCTCAAAAGCTTGTCGCACAAATATTTGTGGCGCATCGAGGAAATGGGCATTGAGCTTTATTATAAAACGACACCTGTCCATTTCTATGGAGATAAAAGCCTATTGGAGACGGTATGGGATAACTTATTAACCAATGCTTTGAAGTACAATAAACCTCATGGTTCCATTCAAATCGAGATGGAGGACTTCAATCATTGTGTTACCATCCAGTTCAAGGACACCGGGATAGGTATACAGGAAAGTGAACTCCACCATTTGTTCGAACGTTTCTACCGGGAAGATTCCTCCAGAAGCAAAGAAGGTACAGGACTTGGATTGACCATCGTCAAACAAATCGTCGAATTACATGGTGGAAGCATTCATGTTTCAAGTAAAGTCGGGAAAGGAACCTGTTTTACTATTACATTGCCTAAAAAGGATTCTCGCCTAAGCCAATAA
- a CDS encoding response regulator transcription factor: MKIIVIDDDKNILQLVSIHLTREGYQVLNANNASEALDMLESEVPDLAVVDVMMPGMDGIELTKILSKDYGIPVLLLTAKGELEDKTKGFLAGSEDYVVKPFEPKELLFRIAVILRRFEKEYQSVIQVGNVTISRQTYEVSTGERTLVMPLKEFELLALLASRPNHIMERSMIMEKIWGHDYEGDDYTLNTHIKRLRERLKQLGANVEISTTRGVGYRLEVPHS, translated from the coding sequence ATGAAGATCATTGTAATTGATGACGATAAGAACATTTTACAGCTTGTTAGCATTCATCTCACACGTGAAGGATATCAAGTGTTAAACGCGAATAACGCATCAGAAGCCTTAGATATGCTGGAGAGCGAAGTGCCTGACCTGGCTGTGGTTGACGTGATGATGCCCGGAATGGACGGAATTGAATTAACGAAGATCTTAAGCAAAGACTACGGCATTCCGGTTCTGCTTCTAACCGCGAAAGGCGAACTGGAAGACAAGACAAAAGGATTTTTGGCGGGATCGGAAGATTATGTGGTGAAGCCGTTCGAGCCGAAGGAGCTGCTATTCCGCATCGCTGTTATCCTAAGGAGATTTGAAAAGGAGTATCAGTCGGTGATTCAGGTAGGCAATGTGACCATTAGTCGTCAAACCTATGAAGTATCGACAGGTGAGCGTACTCTTGTGATGCCGTTGAAAGAATTTGAGCTGTTAGCCTTGCTGGCTAGCCGTCCAAATCACATCATGGAACGCAGCATGATCATGGAGAAAATTTGGGGACATGATTATGAGGGGGACGATTATACCTTGAATACCCATATCAAGCGACTTCGCGAGCGTTTAAAGCAATTGGGTGCAAACGTTGAAATTAGCACGACTCGCGGCGTTGGCTATCGATTAGAGGTTCCGCATTCGTGA
- a CDS encoding MMPL family transporter yields MKSLLTSITDWVTTKRGMWITLVVWLVLMIGLSAGPQLSNYKVTNFQSLPNDAPSIIANEKLEQYFPNDQGTPGILVFHNENGEVNLSAVTEIMNAIISADVAGVDQIVDIAKLPPQATAAFMSEDKSTMIIPMTLDPAADSRQIGETIDAVAQVGNEAAQGFTDTVFRITGPAGIAGDTLKLFERADIVLLLATIGIILLLLITIYRSPLLALIPLLATAIVYQVTNQVVALMGAGGLEINNSTTSIMSILLFAAVIDYSLFVFSRFREELNHYESKYEAMKYAMRATGMPVFLAGGTIFAAMLVLFFASFRDYQNFAPIFGTTMLIIMIASVTLVPALFTLFGRKAFWPRVPKFGKDEEIKHGFWGPVAKFVVNKPGLSGGLIAILMVVTALNVFNLNYEFDMVKSFPKDLPSREGYEIVETRFNKGELAPTSILVESDQALSEEQIEALRTRLLDEDNVASVRLNSVSEDNTALKYSMSLELNPYSVEAIDLVQELREGSNEMLADAGITGEIHYGGVTPKLVDEREVNNRDIWLIVVLETVLILGLLFVLTKSIRMSAYMMATILASFVAALGLGLFLVDAFFGYDAISTRVPVYSFIFLVALGIDYNIILVSRFLEERKSHKVKEALEIAIRNTGGVISSAGLILAATFAALMTMPIADLFVFGFIVAIGILMDTFLVRGILLPAVILFFEKDKVK; encoded by the coding sequence ATGAAGTCACTATTGACATCAATTACAGATTGGGTTACGACAAAGAGAGGTATGTGGATTACACTTGTGGTTTGGCTCGTTCTTATGATTGGTTTAAGCGCCGGACCCCAATTAAGCAACTATAAGGTGACCAATTTCCAATCGTTACCAAATGATGCACCATCTATCATTGCGAATGAAAAGCTGGAGCAGTACTTTCCAAATGATCAAGGTACGCCAGGCATTCTCGTGTTTCATAATGAAAATGGCGAAGTAAATCTCTCGGCAGTAACCGAGATTATGAATGCGATTATATCGGCAGATGTGGCAGGCGTTGACCAAATTGTAGATATTGCCAAATTGCCGCCTCAAGCAACCGCTGCTTTCATGTCTGAGGATAAATCCACGATGATTATTCCAATGACCCTAGACCCGGCAGCCGACAGCCGTCAGATTGGCGAAACGATCGATGCTGTCGCACAGGTCGGAAATGAAGCCGCGCAAGGATTTACGGACACCGTATTTCGAATAACGGGTCCTGCAGGTATTGCTGGCGATACGTTAAAGCTATTTGAACGTGCGGACATCGTGTTATTGCTGGCGACGATCGGGATTATTTTATTGCTTCTAATTACTATTTACCGATCCCCTTTGTTGGCGCTCATTCCCTTATTGGCGACAGCGATTGTCTACCAAGTTACAAATCAGGTCGTTGCCTTGATGGGCGCAGGCGGGTTGGAAATTAATAACTCGACAACCTCGATTATGAGTATCCTCCTGTTCGCGGCAGTTATTGATTACTCCTTGTTCGTCTTCTCGCGCTTCCGTGAGGAGTTGAATCATTACGAGAGCAAGTACGAGGCTATGAAGTATGCCATGCGTGCTACAGGCATGCCGGTATTCCTTGCAGGCGGTACAATATTTGCAGCAATGCTTGTTTTATTCTTCGCAAGCTTCCGGGATTACCAGAATTTCGCGCCTATATTCGGTACCACCATGCTCATTATTATGATCGCATCGGTCACGCTGGTACCTGCCCTGTTTACACTGTTCGGGCGTAAAGCATTCTGGCCAAGAGTGCCTAAGTTCGGTAAAGATGAAGAAATCAAACATGGTTTCTGGGGTCCAGTAGCTAAATTTGTAGTCAACAAGCCAGGATTATCGGGTGGACTGATAGCGATTTTAATGGTCGTAACTGCACTTAATGTGTTTAACTTGAATTATGAGTTCGATATGGTAAAATCGTTTCCGAAAGACTTACCTTCTCGCGAAGGATATGAGATTGTGGAAACTCGGTTTAATAAGGGAGAGCTAGCACCTACTTCGATCTTGGTGGAAAGTGATCAGGCTCTGTCTGAAGAACAAATCGAGGCGCTTCGTACGAGATTGCTTGACGAAGACAACGTTGCGTCGGTTAGGTTAAACAGTGTATCGGAGGATAATACAGCACTAAAATACAGCATGAGCCTTGAGCTTAATCCGTATTCGGTAGAAGCCATAGATCTGGTCCAAGAGCTGCGCGAAGGTAGCAATGAAATGTTAGCCGATGCAGGGATAACCGGCGAGATTCATTATGGTGGTGTTACACCGAAGCTGGTTGATGAGCGCGAGGTGAATAACCGCGATATATGGCTGATTGTTGTCCTTGAGACGGTACTCATTCTTGGCTTGCTGTTCGTTCTGACTAAATCGATCCGAATGTCAGCTTACATGATGGCTACCATCCTGGCCTCATTCGTAGCTGCATTAGGACTTGGTCTGTTCCTTGTTGATGCCTTCTTTGGTTATGATGCGATAAGTACCCGTGTTCCTGTATATTCCTTTATTTTCCTTGTCGCATTGGGCATCGATTATAACATTATTCTGGTATCCCGTTTCTTAGAGGAACGTAAATCCCATAAGGTGAAGGAAGCGTTAGAGATTGCCATTCGTAACACGGGCGGCGTCATCTCTTCGGCCGGTTTAATATTAGCAGCCACGTTCGCAGCGCTAATGACTATGCCTATTGCCGACTTGTTCGTTTTCGGCTTCATTGTAGCCATCGGTATTCTGATGGATACATTCTTGGTGCGCGGAATATTGTTGCCAGCTGTTATCTTATTTTTTGAGAAGGATAAGGTTAAGTAA
- a CDS encoding phosphopantetheine-binding protein: protein MLENVNIGIDDDFVELGGHSLLALKLEVELQRHFDIDHFDLQECNTIRKMAAYIEEKLAVAVGGGGIQ from the coding sequence GTGCTTGAAAACGTCAATATCGGTATCGATGACGATTTTGTTGAGCTTGGCGGGCATTCGTTACTTGCGCTCAAGCTTGAGGTAGAACTGCAGAGGCATTTTGACATCGACCATTTCGATCTCCAGGAATGCAATACGATCCGTAAGATGGCGGCGTATATTGAGGAGAAGCTGGCGGTTGCTGTTGGTGGAGGGGGAATACAATAA
- the sigK gene encoding RNA polymerase sporulation sigma factor SigK, with protein MTSFRVHNLKKFDNTGEDLEDLISIGTIGLIKAIESFRPNKGTKLATFAARCIENEILMHLRSLKKTRKDVSLHDPIGTDKEGNEITLIDILGTEADDVVDRVQLKMEKSKIYQNLDILEAREQEVIKGRFGLEHGGEERTQREIAKELGISRSYVSRIEKRALMKLYHEFYKKK; from the coding sequence ATGACATCGTTTCGTGTTCACAACCTCAAAAAATTCGACAACACAGGCGAAGACCTGGAGGATCTGATCTCGATCGGGACGATTGGTCTGATCAAGGCGATCGAGAGCTTCCGGCCAAATAAAGGGACCAAGCTGGCGACGTTTGCGGCGCGTTGTATTGAGAACGAGATACTGATGCATCTTCGGTCACTGAAGAAGACGCGTAAAGATGTGTCGCTGCACGATCCGATTGGAACGGATAAAGAGGGTAATGAAATCACGCTTATAGATATTCTTGGAACGGAAGCCGACGATGTGGTGGACCGGGTTCAGTTGAAGATGGAGAAGAGCAAAATCTACCAAAACCTAGATATTCTCGAAGCAAGGGAGCAGGAGGTCATTAAGGGGCGCTTTGGTCTTGAACATGGGGGCGAAGAGCGGACGCAGCGTGAAATCGCGAAGGAACTGGGCATTAGCCGGAGCTATGTGTCGCGGATTGAGAAAAGGGCGCTGATGAAGCTGTATCATGAGTTTTATAAGAAGAAGTGA
- a CDS encoding tyrosine-type recombinase/integrase — MDENTITSKQYIYGLFQSEHWKHLAKSISENASYTKSISQECLNIKNNDHHDIKNISMKKVLSVLNSMYSIKLPESPLFHRVGSRGLNDWIWSTQIQGHITSSTILEYLEMKKSCKPTTYLALTQFSLKLVQFFKTKLNLKTQDVHDEHLTNKAILIEFVNTYPPNRIEKNLLSVIYKQLLPHEIEIEELKTRSSKHRALPINHPAIQAHMENLLRSGVKIHSINVKYKLSYSKFLNWLHKNYVDFQHTQPDSIPLSRVTETHLLEFKSYLLKLASSGKCSKQTASNHLYDIRYLFSNLYKMGWLTKDITLNVTGIRYDPYHYRNLPTDTDLQHFFEAIEQFSDQPEVDRVAFGLMVWLGLRIHEVGYLRRKDINIDNRTISIFGKNEKCVLLPIPEPLLQWLTELLETRPNQNFIISENRKSFTLELRDRYKLYAFVSDWKFTGGPHLLLHTFISRLSERQDCPPQMLMYLARHDRPENTVRYIHRSNAQLQRAINRIDYL, encoded by the coding sequence ATGGACGAAAATACGATAACTTCGAAACAATACATCTATGGCTTATTCCAGTCGGAACATTGGAAGCATTTAGCGAAAAGTATTTCGGAGAATGCTTCTTATACGAAATCTATTTCGCAAGAATGTTTAAATATCAAAAATAATGACCACCATGATATCAAGAATATAAGTATGAAGAAGGTGCTATCCGTCTTGAATAGCATGTACTCTATCAAACTGCCTGAGTCTCCTCTTTTTCATCGAGTAGGTTCGCGCGGTCTGAATGATTGGATTTGGTCGACTCAAATTCAAGGACATATAACTTCGTCAACAATTCTTGAATATCTGGAAATGAAAAAGTCCTGCAAACCTACAACTTATTTGGCATTAACGCAATTTTCACTGAAACTGGTCCAGTTTTTCAAAACCAAATTGAATCTCAAAACCCAAGACGTTCATGATGAACATCTTACGAATAAGGCCATACTTATCGAATTTGTTAATACCTATCCCCCGAATCGCATTGAAAAAAATCTTCTTTCTGTCATTTATAAACAATTGCTGCCTCATGAAATTGAAATTGAAGAGTTAAAAACACGTTCATCAAAGCATAGGGCTCTGCCAATCAATCATCCGGCGATTCAGGCTCATATGGAAAACTTACTTCGTTCGGGTGTGAAGATTCATTCCATAAATGTCAAGTATAAGTTGAGTTATTCTAAGTTTCTGAATTGGCTCCATAAAAACTATGTGGACTTCCAACATACACAACCTGATAGCATCCCATTATCCCGAGTAACCGAGACTCACTTGCTGGAATTTAAAAGTTATTTACTGAAACTTGCGTCAAGTGGTAAATGTAGCAAACAAACTGCTAGCAACCATTTATACGATATTCGTTATCTGTTTTCTAACTTATATAAAATGGGTTGGTTAACCAAGGATATTACCCTAAATGTAACCGGTATCCGATACGATCCATATCATTACCGTAACCTACCTACAGACACTGATTTGCAGCACTTCTTCGAGGCGATCGAACAATTCTCTGACCAACCTGAAGTAGATCGAGTCGCTTTTGGGTTAATGGTATGGTTAGGCTTAAGAATCCATGAAGTTGGTTATCTCCGTCGCAAGGATATCAATATTGACAACCGTACTATATCCATCTTTGGAAAAAATGAAAAATGCGTCTTACTTCCCATTCCGGAACCATTATTACAATGGTTGACGGAGCTACTCGAAACTCGTCCGAATCAAAACTTCATAATCAGTGAAAATCGCAAGTCATTCACCTTGGAACTGCGAGATCGCTATAAGCTCTATGCTTTCGTTTCAGATTGGAAATTTACAGGAGGTCCCCATTTACTTCTGCACACGTTTATCAGCAGATTGTCAGAACGTCAAGATTGTCCGCCGCAAATGCTGATGTATTTGGCCAGACATGATAGACCAGAAAATACCGTTCGTTATATTCACCGAAGTAACGCTCAGTTGCAACGTGCAATTAATCGAATTGATTACTTATAG
- a CDS encoding type I restriction-modification system subunit M: protein MINIRKLESELWESADLLRQGSKLTSNEYCMPVLGIIFLRYAYSRFKAVETEILKDRPVRGGRVLPVEPNDFKTKNALYLPEKARYDYLLNLPDDADLGKAVNEAMELIEEQSSQLIGVLPKTYTSFHNDLLRELLRIFNNKTLDEVGGDIIGRIYEYFLSKFSPAVASDDGVFFTPKSLVQMIVNVIEPKRGILLDPACGSGGMFVQTGDFVNASGTSANSAMTFYGQEKVEYNAKLCLMNMAVHGLNGKIKSGDEANTFYNDAHNLEGKCDYVMANPPFNVDKVKAESTLNAGRLPFGLPGANDKKEVSNANYLWISYFYAYLNKTGRAGFVMAASATDSGGKDKEIRKQLLETGDVDVMISVGNNFFYTKSLPCTLWFFDKSKKDDVRDKVLFIDARNYFTVVDRTLNEWSRWQLKNLTAIVWLYRGETEKYKNLLAEYKQEIQERFSALLTMMENDLLLLERFVDPLKALIKEIKSAVNKAHSVQDLYSFNDLLKNYVSTLNEQSKALLSYGDGLEKAEAKDFAKGIMDTVSTWAQFKKTVSATFESTVAEIKECRTIIKEAKWLTDKFGDGVYQDVLGLCKRASLLDIEEKNYSLTPGAYVGVS from the coding sequence ATGATTAACATTAGAAAACTTGAATCTGAATTGTGGGAATCCGCAGACCTATTGCGTCAAGGTTCTAAGCTGACATCTAACGAGTATTGCATGCCAGTACTCGGGATCATATTCCTGCGTTATGCATACAGCCGTTTTAAGGCAGTGGAAACAGAAATCTTGAAAGATCGCCCTGTTCGCGGAGGACGTGTTCTTCCTGTTGAGCCTAACGACTTTAAAACAAAAAATGCATTGTATTTGCCGGAAAAAGCAAGATATGACTACCTTCTTAATCTGCCTGATGATGCGGATTTAGGCAAAGCAGTAAATGAAGCCATGGAACTTATTGAAGAGCAGAGCTCCCAACTTATTGGCGTACTTCCGAAAACTTATACCTCTTTCCATAACGATCTTTTACGGGAGCTGCTTCGGATTTTTAATAACAAGACACTGGACGAAGTAGGCGGCGACATTATCGGCCGCATTTATGAATATTTTCTAAGTAAATTTTCTCCCGCAGTAGCCTCAGATGATGGGGTATTCTTTACACCCAAATCACTCGTACAGATGATTGTCAATGTTATTGAACCGAAGCGCGGCATCCTGCTTGACCCGGCTTGCGGCAGCGGGGGCATGTTTGTCCAAACTGGGGATTTTGTTAATGCTAGTGGTACTAGCGCTAATAGTGCCATGACCTTCTATGGGCAAGAAAAGGTAGAATACAACGCAAAATTGTGTCTCATGAATATGGCAGTTCATGGACTAAACGGAAAAATCAAATCCGGTGACGAAGCCAACACCTTTTATAACGACGCTCATAATCTCGAAGGCAAATGTGACTATGTCATGGCAAACCCGCCGTTTAATGTAGATAAAGTGAAAGCTGAGAGTACCTTGAACGCCGGCCGTTTACCGTTTGGGCTTCCAGGGGCGAATGATAAAAAGGAAGTCTCCAATGCCAACTATCTGTGGATTTCTTATTTTTATGCTTATCTTAATAAAACAGGCAGAGCAGGTTTTGTAATGGCTGCATCTGCTACGGATAGCGGCGGTAAAGACAAAGAAATCCGCAAACAATTGCTGGAAACGGGCGATGTCGATGTCATGATTTCTGTTGGCAATAACTTCTTTTATACCAAATCGTTGCCTTGTACCTTATGGTTCTTTGACAAATCAAAGAAAGACGACGTTCGCGACAAGGTATTGTTTATTGATGCCCGGAATTACTTTACTGTGGTAGATCGGACATTAAATGAATGGAGCCGATGGCAACTTAAAAACCTGACTGCAATCGTATGGCTCTACCGCGGTGAAACGGAGAAATATAAAAATCTGCTTGCTGAATATAAACAAGAAATCCAAGAACGGTTTTCTGCATTGTTGACGATGATGGAAAATGACCTTTTACTGTTGGAGCGATTCGTTGATCCGCTCAAGGCATTAATAAAAGAAATTAAATCTGCAGTAAACAAGGCACATTCAGTACAGGATCTGTATAGCTTTAATGACTTGCTCAAGAATTATGTATCTACTTTGAATGAGCAGTCAAAGGCCCTGCTCTCTTATGGTGATGGATTGGAAAAAGCGGAAGCAAAAGATTTTGCGAAAGGTATCATGGATACAGTCTCAACTTGGGCACAGTTTAAAAAGACGGTATCCGCTACTTTTGAATCCACGGTTGCCGAAATCAAAGAATGCCGTACGATTATCAAGGAAGCAAAGTGGTTGACGGACAAATTTGGTGACGGGGTTTATCAGGATGTGCTTGGTCTGTGTAAGCGAGCTTCGCTTTTAGACATTGAAGAGAAAAATTACTCTCTGACTCCCGGAGCGTATGTTGGTGTTTCTTGA